From the genome of Tripterygium wilfordii isolate XIE 37 chromosome 6, ASM1340144v1, whole genome shotgun sequence:
TAATAGATATATCTCAAAATTGGAAGGgtgatcaaatttttttatagatCAAATTTTACGGGATAAATTTACCTAGAAGCCACAAACGAGAGAATTGAACCTGGACATTATGAGTGATCGAATTGGTTAAAGATAAATTCTTTCAATTAAGAAAACTACACTCTTCCACTTGTTTAGGTAGTTGAGGAGAATGAATAGTCAAAGTATTTGAAATTTGTATGAGAAAAAGTGAGCATGTCTtgttatttaaaaataataaaaagctGAGTGTATCTGGCATAAGTGAAAAATACGGGGGGTTTTAAATGAATTTTCTGGACTTTCGGGGTTTATTGGACAAACAAGACCGATAAAAGAAgggctggaaaaaaaaaaacaaagagaggctGTGTGTTTTTCTGTAGCACACGAACGACGACGTTTTAAAAGTAAAAACTCGTCCTAAAAAATAGATAAACCCATTTTGGATATTATGACGCTTCTCTCTTGTTCTTCAATTGCAGACTACCAGTGTCGTCTGCTTTGGTCCTTCTGGCTTGGAGACGAAACCCTAATCAATACGTGCAGATGAAGCTCATTTTAAAGTAACCATGTAACTTCTACACCATCAAAGAGTAATCCATTTATCTGTCCGTGGCGGGGTAGTAGCACTTCAagattaaaattttctttcaggTATTTCATCGAACACCTCATCCTCACGTCTCTTTTTCCCCATCATTTACTCTTTGTCAATTATATTGTAACAAAGACTCTTTTGGGGTTTTGGgaattggcttttttttttttttaattcattgtGATTGTatcatttttttggttgttgCTTTTTATGATAGTATCTCTTGAACTTTGTTTACTGTATTTCCTTCTAGGATTTTAATCTCTATATGCATAAATTCAAATAACTGGTTATCGTGATGAATTCCTTGACATAATTGAGAAAATAATAATGGATTTGTCCATTGTCTTGTTTGTGTATAGATGAATTCTTTTGCTTTATAATTCCAGAGGAGAAGCTGCACATAGATGAGGTTGTGATGTTGTTTATGATATGATTGTGTTCTAATCTTGAACCTTTCCTCGTTGAGGAGGGTTTCTCTTTTCGCACACAAGGAATTGGACAATGCATTTTAAAAGCATATTCCATTCTTTGCTTGGTTGTTTGTTCAAACTTATTCCATTGGGAAATATTGTTGTGCATCAGCATTCCATGTCTGCACTCAGTTCACCTTTTTTACCATGTACATTTGCATcacatattttcaaaattttatggCTTATTTTGATTTCCTAATTCAAGTTTTAGTTTTTAACCTCTCTAATATATTCTTATGCTCCGTCTCTCCAGTTGATATTTCAAGCAGTTTCTTGTTGTAGGATATTTAATTGAGAGCATCTCTCTACTGCTAGATTTTCGTTGCCATGAGCAATGTCTGCATGGCTAGATACCATGGTATCCCCCAAAAATCCGTGAAACAATTGTGCCCTGGTAGAAGGACTTTCGAATCAAAGCATGGGCATCTGCAACGAAGAGGGATCAGTAGCGATCATGGAAGTGGATCATGCAGATCCCTTTCCATCCGTCCTGCACAATTTCTTTCTACAACTGCCCTTCCTGTTGTTTGTCCTCCCTCATCACTAGTATTGTCTGCACACATTACGCCATTTGATGCACCGCAACGGTCAGATGAATGGTTTGCCCTTCGAAAGGACAAGCTGACCACAAGCACCTTCAGTACTGCCTTGGGGTTTTGGAAGGGTAATCGACGCCAGGAACTCTGGAATGAGAAAGTATTTGTTTGTGAGGCACAAATCGTGGAGGTTTCAAAAAGGGGTGCTATGGATTGGGGTGTTCTCAATGAAGCAGCTGCAATAGATCGATACAAAAGCATCACAGGTGATGATGTGAGCCAGTTAGGATTTGCCGTCCATTCAGCAGCACAATATGATTGGCTCGGTGCCTCCCCTGATGGCCTTCTTGACTGCTATTCAGGAGGTGGCATTCTAGAGGTGAAGTGCCCATTCAACAAAGGGAAGCCAGAGACTGCCCAGCCCTGGTCAACTGTGCCTTTCTATTACATGCCTCAGGTGCAGGGTCAAATGGAGATCATGGACCGAGAATGGGTTAATGTGTATTGTTGGACCCCAAACGGAAGCACCATATTCCGTGTCCATAGGGAGCATCAGTATTGGGAGTTTATACACAGAATTTTACGGGAATTTTGGTGGGAAAATGTAATTCCTGCCAAGGATGCTTTGCTGCTGGGAAGGGAAGAGGAGGCAAATTCATATAAGCCAGCATCTACCCATAAGCAAACA
Proteins encoded in this window:
- the LOC119999536 gene encoding uncharacterized protein LOC119999536, whose protein sequence is MSNVCMARYHGIPQKSVKQLCPGRRTFESKHGHLQRRGISSDHGSGSCRSLSIRPAQFLSTTALPVVCPPSSLVLSAHITPFDAPQRSDEWFALRKDKLTTSTFSTALGFWKGNRRQELWNEKVFVCEAQIVEVSKRGAMDWGVLNEAAAIDRYKSITGDDVSQLGFAVHSAAQYDWLGASPDGLLDCYSGGGILEVKCPFNKGKPETAQPWSTVPFYYMPQVQGQMEIMDREWVNVYCWTPNGSTIFRVHREHQYWEFIHRILREFWWENVIPAKDALLLGREEEANSYKPASTHKQTGFAIAKSIKLASEAKLLCREIAGHVEFYR